The following proteins come from a genomic window of Candidatus Manganitrophaceae bacterium:
- a CDS encoding DUF1018 domain-containing protein has translation MDRITSKQIKALWGFSGRACIPERELRGWVTRRTGKRSIRALTKAEASRLIGELIDVETGQPKRLSEDRMTEAQATWIRVLGEMIGWDGHRLSGLCKKMYRGKGMRSLNRKEASGLIEALKAIGERVPGIRVA, from the coding sequence ATGGATAGGATTACATCGAAACAGATCAAGGCCCTGTGGGGATTTTCCGGTCGGGCTTGTATCCCTGAGAGGGAGTTGAGGGGATGGGTCACCAGGCGGACAGGAAAGCGGTCAATCCGTGCCCTGACCAAAGCAGAGGCCTCCCGTTTGATTGGAGAACTTATTGATGTGGAGACCGGTCAACCGAAACGATTGTCAGAGGACCGGATGACGGAGGCGCAGGCGACATGGATCAGAGTCCTGGGAGAAATGATTGGGTGGGATGGGCATCGACTCTCTGGGCTGTGCAAAAAAATGTACCGTGGAAAGGGGATGCGTTCTTTGAATCGAAAAGAGGCATCCGGTCTGATCGAGGCCCTGAAGGCAATCGGAGAGAGGGTTCCGGGGATCAGGGTCGCCTAA